TTCTGCCTATTATGGAGAGTGCCTTGTTAGTCCACTATACGGAATAACCCTCTAATTTTTTATCTAATCTCAAAAATAATTAATCTACTACTAGTCCCAATAATATGATCTTGGCAAATGATTAGTTACTTATACTACTGTCCCCCTTTAATGAAAAGATGAGAATATCCTACTGGGACTTAAAAACCGAAAATGATTAAAGAAAAATGTGATAGATGCGGTTCACCATTAGGAACTGAAAGCAGAAAAACCAAACAAAGATTTTGTGGTAATTGCAAAAAGAAATTTGAATTATACAGAAAGTAATGTTTTTTAGATTATTCGGCAGGCTTTTTTTCTTTTCTTTTAGCACTGTCTTTTTTCCTTCTTGCACCAAAACTAATCAATACTAACAAAAATCCAATGCCAATTAGCATTCCAGCTAATGTGTTATAGTCTTGATTTTCTTGCTGTGCAATTAGCAAATCAACTGCCTCTTCTTCAGTCATTCCTGTCTGACCTGCAGGCATTGTTGCACTGATATTTATCACCAAAATCGTCCCGACAATAATCATTGCAAGACCTCCTGCCAGTATTCTTTTATCAACTAGAACCATTGATAACACTAGTTGTTGTTTTACCATATATTAGGTATTTTCTTACTCTAGAATCCTTCAGGTGGTTTTTGAACAAAAACATTGCATACAAGTACATCTGTTTTTGAATCTCTGTATTGGACATTGCATGATACAAACTTTCCTTTCAATGCGCGCTCTAGATCTTCTTTTGTAGTTTCTCCATATTGTGGTTGATCAGGATCATCTATTTTTCCAATCATTATTTTTTCAGTTTTGCCGTACTCCTCCTGATTATCTTTTCGTGTGTGACTAACAAGTAATTCAAATACGTTGTTTGTTAAGATTCCAATTACGGCTCCACCAATTCCGTCTCCCATATTTTTAAAATTTTTCTGTTCTATAATTACTTGGTGGCTATGCTAAGTTCAAAATCTGGAACTAATTTTTTCTCTTTTGCCATCTCAAAGAGTTTCTTGATTGACTCCTCACCTGGATCTCCCATATTGACTGTTACCTGATTGACATACATTTTGACAAACTTTTCAATCAAGTCTCGCGGCTTTCCTCTGGAATGCTGCATTGCATATTCTATCGCGTCATCAAAATTCTCTAAACCAAACTCTATTGATGATTGGAGATATTTGTCAAACTTTGCAATTGTTTGCATGCCTAGGTCTGTTCTGATGACATTGATTCCAAGTGGAACTGGAAGACCATTTGTTGTCTTGTCCCACCATTCCCCAACATCTAAAATTTTGACGTTGCCTTCTTGTTCATATGATAATTGAGTTTCATGAATTACGAGCCCTGCGTCAACCTTGCCAGACTTTACTGCTTCTGGAATGTCGCTAAAATTCATCTCAACATAATCAAACTTTCCAATCATTAACTGAAGTAGCAAAAATGCAGATGTCATTTTTCCAGGTATTGCAATTTTACATTTTTTCAATTCATCAATTGATTTTTGCTCTCTTGCTGTAACAATTGGCCCATAACCTATTCCAAAACTTCCGCCACTTCTCAGTATTGTATATCCTGGAATATATGCACATGCATGAACTGAAACTGCAGTAACGTCAAGTTCTGGGTCTGTTGCCTTGCGATTTAATTTCTCAATATCTTCAATGACGTGATTGACTTTAAAGTCTGGTGATGGCACTTTGCCTGTAAACATCCCATAAAACATGAATGCATCATCTGAATCAGGAGTGTGGCCTACAGAAATTTCCATGTTTATTTCCTAAATTCTCGTAATAAATACCAAAACCTGTCTTGAATCGTTTTTCTAATATATGTCTGAAATAACTTGTTATCATGAATTCCATTGAAGCATATGAAAAAGACATAGAGTTTCAATTGAGTTTTTTAAAATCTTTTAAAAATCAAAAACCACTTTCTCCAAATCTTCAAAAAAATATTTTGTTTACTGGTAGTGGCGATTCCCTTGTATCTTCAATGCTGGCCGAATCGTTTTCAAATGGAATTGTAAAAGCGATGGATCCACTAGATTTGTATTCAAATAAGAAACTTGTAAAATCTAAGCATGTTTATTTTGTATCAATATCTGGAAATACTATTACTAACATCAAGGTTGCCAAGATTGCAAAAAAAGCAACTGCAATAACATCCAATCCCAACAGTAAATTGGCAAGGGTGTCTGATGAAGTAATTTTACTTGTCTCTCCAAATAATGATATATTTACTGCTGGAAGTATCTCGTTTTTAGAAAGTGCACTAACGTGTATTTCTTTGGTCAGAAAGATAACGATTCCAAAAAATGACAAATTATTTTTTAAAGCAAAATCTGATGCAAACAAAGCAAAAATTTCAAAAAGATTGTTTATTTTGGGAAATATGCATACCTACCCATTGGCAATGTACTGTGCTGCAAAATTCTATGAAATTTTAGGTTATGATGCTCATTATTGTAGGATAGAGCAGTTCTCTCACATGGAATTATTTTCTTCAAAAAAGGGAGACACTGTAATGATTTTTGAGGAGAAAAACTCTCACAATAAACAACTAGTAAAACACCTCCAAAAAATTGGCATAAATGTAATCCATCCTGACGTGCCATCTGAAAAGATATCTCAAATGATTTACTTTACATTTTTCTCTCAACTCCTTTCTCTAAACGAGGGAAAAAAGAAAAAGAAAAATGATTGCTATTTTGTTACGGCAGATAAAATTCGAAATGTTTCAAACCAAATGATCTATTGATCTTTTACAAGGCTAAGGTTTAATACCTGAATACTAGGGTCTGCGAATATGGTAAAATTCAAGTCAACAGGGGAAGTTCTAAAAATTATCAAGAACAAAGACCAAATCCGTAACTTTGGTGTTATTGCTCACGTTGACCATGGAAAGACTACAATGAGTGACAGTCTTTTGGCAAACTCTGGAATTATTGCACCGTCTGCTGCTGGAAAAGCTTTGGCAATGGACTTTGACAAAGAAGAACAAGCAAGAGGAATTACAATTTATCAAGCAAACGTTACTTTACACTTTATAAAAAATGATAAAGAATATGTCATAAACATGATTGACACACCTGGACACGTAGACTTTAGTGGAAGGGTAATTCGAAGCCTTCGGGCAATTGATGGTGCAGTAGTAGTTTGTGATGCAGTAGAAGGTATTATGACTCAAACAGAAACTGTAACTAGAATGGCGCTAGAAGAGCGTGTAAAACCAGTTTTGTTTATCAATAAAGTTGATAGGCTCATCAAGGAACTAAGATTAACTCCTGAAAAAATGCAACAACAATTGGCAGATGTCGTATCCAACTTTAATCAATTAATTGACACATATGCAGAACCTGAATACAAAGAAAAATGGAAAGTGTCAATTCAGGATGCTAGCGTAACATTTGGCTCTGCAAAGGATAGGTGGGCAATTAACCTTGATTTGATGAAAGAGCGAGGAATTTCATTTAAAGATGTAATTGATGCATACCAGAACGAAAAAGTTGATGAGCTTGTAGAAAAAGCACCCCTAGCTGATGCGGTTCTTGGAATGGTTGTAAAACATCATCCGGCACCACATGAAGCAGTAAAGTATAGAATTCCACAAATTTGGAAAGGTGATTTAGATTCAGATGTTGGAAAAGCATTACTTGCATGTAGTGATGATGGTCCAACAATTATGATGATTGTAAACATGGTATTGGATCCCGCAGCAGGACCTGTGGCAATTGGTAGGTTGTTTTCTGGTAAAATCAAAGACGGACAAACGATTAACATTATTGATGCAAAAAGAGAGGGACGTGTACAGTCTGTCAATTTCTTTATGGGAAATCAAAGAGAACAGGTAGGTGAACTCGGGGCTGGAAACATTCCTGCATTACTTGGATTGACTGAAGCTAGAGCAGGAAACACGTTATCTTCAATCAAAGACATTCCAATGTTTGAAGGCGTTCATTATGTTTCAGAACCTGTCGTTCAAATTGCAATAGAACCAAAACATCCTAAAGATTTACCTAAACTAGTTGAAATTCTCAAACAACTAACAATTGAGGATCCAAATCTTATTGTAAAAATTGATGAGGAAAGTGGGGAAACAATTGTTGCCGGAATGGGAGTTTTACATCTTGATGTGGCAACACACAGAATCCAAGATGCAAAATGTGAAATCGTAACATCTGAGCCTTTGATTAACTATAGGGAAACAGTAAAGGGAGGCTGTGAACCAATTATGGCAAAATCTCCAAACAGACACAATAAAATTTTCATGAAAGTAGAACCACTAGAACCTGAAATTGCCCACATGCTAAGAACCGGAGAAATCAGCGATATGAAAGACAAGAAGATTGTTGCAGAACTACTAAAGAAAGCTGGATGGGATACTGATACAATTAAGAGAGTTATGAAATTTGATTCTCGTGGCAATGTTTTGATTAACGGAACAAAAGGTGTGCAGTTTGTACAAGAATCCACTGATTCTATTAATTCTGGATTTGAAGACGTTATGAAAGAAGGACCTCTATGTAAAGAGCAGATGAGGGATTGCAAGTTTATCTTTACTCACTTTGTTCCTCATGAAGATACAGCACATAGAGGGCTCTCTCAACTTGGCCCTGCTTCTCGTAGAGCCTGTATGGGTGCTTTGTTAACTGCAGGAACTGCAGTTTTAGAACCCACATTGGCCATTGAAGTTCGTGTTCCTACTGATTTGGTTGGAAATGTAGCAACAGTTCTTTCTGGAAAGAGAGGCAAAGTACTTGACATGTCACAAAAAGGCGCATCAAGTATCATTACAGGCGAGATTCCAGCTTCTGAGACATTCACACTATCTGAAGAGATGAGAGGTCAAACAGCAGGACGTGCAACATGGAATACTTCCTTTAAGGAATGGACTGAAGTTCCAAAATCAATGTTAGGACCAGCAGTAGCTGATATTAGAAAGAGAAAAGGATTGGCGCCAGATCCACCAGGCGTTAACGAGTTTATCGATAAAGAGTAAAAATGGCGTTCCACGTTTTGTGAGGGAAAACCGATTGTGTTGTCGTAATGCTTTTTTGATTAAAGATCATTTGTAAAATTATGTATGCAGTTTTACTTCTATTTGAAAAAAATGACAAAGAATACCTATCACAAATCATTTCCAAACTATCAAACCAATACAAATCACCATTTTTTACTCCTCATGTAACTGTATACGGATTAGTTGATACTTCACTTGAAGAATTAGACAAGATCATTTTGGATAGCATCAAGGGTATCAAGTCATTTAACATTGAAAAAAATACCATTTCTTTTTCAGATGACTTCTGGAAGACTTTGTTTATTGAGTTTAATTCCAATGAAAATATGCTAAAAATAAACAAAAACTTGACAAAATATCTGTCACAATTTGCCAAGTATGATCTCAAACCTCATGCAAGCTTGATTTACAAAGAAATGACTACTAGGGAAAAACAAAGACTAGCCGATACCATTGAAATAAAAAATAGTTTTAAAATAACTGGGGTTGGAATTCAGGTATTTTCTGAACGTATTGAAGAATGGAAAATAGTACGAGAACACCAGTTAGATTGATTTTGACACAAAAGGAAAAGAGAAATCATTACAACGTAAAACTGCTTCAAGGTTATGGGGCATCACTCTCTCAAAGACTCCAAGATCATTCTAAAAAATGGCAGACATGATATCACTGGAAATCAAGAATCCGAAGAATGGTTTGTCAAAAATATGCCTTGTGAGAAAATAGTTCTTTTAGGTCAAGATACGTTTCAACTTATGCCAGAATAAATTCTCATTATTCCTCGATTATGCATTGGTGATGAATAATTGATAATCGCCCAAAATGATACAAAAATTACCTGAATTCTAATATCTAGATTTTATTTTGAGGCATGATTTGAAAATTGATAAATTAATTATTTGAAAAATAAATTGAATATTTTCCTCATTTTAGATTGCTCCTCATCTGTTTTATTTGCTAATGTGGGAGTTGGTTTTTCTACAAAAATTCCTTGTGGGCGATACAACAAAATTGCAAGTAAAATTGCCCCTAATAACAAAAAGTCAAGCCAAATAACATCAAATGGCACAAATCCTTCCAAAGAATCCTTGAAAAAAATGATGAACTTTCGTAGTGTTACAAAAACTAGTGTTCCAATCAACACACCCTTGTTGTTTGCAAGTCCTCCAATCAATATCATTAGAAACGGCCAAAACGTCCAGCTTGCTCTGTCATACGCAAATGCAATTGTACCACCAACGTAAAACGCGTATAATGCACCGCCAATTGCAGCAAGTGCAGCTGAGATCATTATTACTTTAATTCTAATCTGCATGGAATTTTTTCCAAGAGCTTCTGCTGCCACTTCATTATCTCTAACTGCTCGAAGCATTCTTCCTAATGGTGAGCGAATCATCCTTTCACTATACACATAAATGACTGCTGCAATTGCTACCAAACCAATTGTTGCTATAGGAAAACGCAGTTCATTAGGTAAAAATGACAGAGGATCAGGTACTTGTACTCCTAGGGTTCCACCAACTAACGGTGTGTAATTATTTCCAATGATTCTAATACTTTCTCCAAACGCTAATAGCGTTATTGCCAAATAATCTCCACGTAATCTTATTGCAGGATATGATGTAAGTAAACCGATTCCTCCTCCAACACCTGCAGCAATTCCTAATGTTAAAAAGAAAACTACAAAACCAATTCCAACATTATCTACTAACCATAGATTGATCTGAGATACTATTAACAAATTATCTGTAATGTAATCTCCTTCTATTCCTGCAATACTGGCAAAAATCCTGCCTGGAATTGACGCTGCAACAAATGCTCCTGCACCCACTGCTAACACTTTGCCAAAATTTGGAATTCCAGTATACCCAAATTCCATATTCAAACTAAGATTTACAATTACATAGATTGCAAAAATTGCAAGTAAATCTACAATGAAAATAGTTTCAGCTTCTAAAACCATGTCTCCTCAACTTTGACCAATTAATCCCAGCTAATCCCTTTGGTGCCAAAAATAATGTAACTACAATGAATATCAATGGAATTAAAGGACGATATGCAATTAACCATGCGCCAAATTCTCCCGCCAAAAATCTAGTTCCTAGAACCTCTGTTAATCCTACAAGTATGCCTCCTGCTATTGCGCCATAAATGGAAAGAAATCCTCCTGAAATACTTGCAGCAAATACACTAGGAATTAACTGTGGGCCAAGGTTCGGATCTCCTTGAAACCACAATGACATCAAAGCTCCTGCAATTCCTGCAAAACCTCCTCCCAATAACCATGAGACTCCATAAATCAATTTTACATTAATCCCAACTGTTTCTGCCAAATCTGAATTCTCAGTTGCTGCTCTCATTGCAATGCCAAATTTTGTTTTTCTTAACATAATGTGTAGTGTTATTGCCAAAATTGCAATAGTTATTGGAGCTACAATAACTATCAATGGCAATCCCATAAACTCAATATCGTAACTACGTAGAGAAAATTCCCTGGATGTAATCTGATATGTTTTCACTATGTAATCTGCTGTGATATTTAGTAATGCAATCATCACTAAATCAAACGCTAGTGTGGCAATCATCTGAATTGCTTGAGAAGATCCTTTTCGAATCAATGGTTTTAAAATGAATGTATATAGTAAAACTGCCACAATTCCAGATATTGCAAAAGATATTGGTATTGCAATGTATGGTACAAGACCCCAAACATGAGTTACAATAAGTGCAATATAGACTCCAATTGTTGCAAATGAAGCATGAGCAAAATTAGGCACTCTTGTTGTGATGTATGTTAGTGTGAGACCAATACCAAGTAGAGTTAAAAGACTTGAAAATATTATTGCATCAGAGAATATAGGATCAATAGTCAAACCATCACTATGACATCGAAAACCCTTAATTTCTTTATACCTTTGTTGTTTTGATGATAATTTTATCAATTTCTGATATTAGAAAAAATTTTGGAGGTCTAACAGTTCTTCATGGAATTGATATGGAATTAGAACGAGGAAAACTGTACCAACTAATTGGACCAAACGGTAGTGGAAAAACTACCCTGATTAATGTAATATCTGGATTATTGAAACCCGACTCTGGTAAAATAGTCTTTGAAGGAAATGACATTACATCAAAAGGACTCTATGATACTTTCAAGACTGGCCTGGTTAGAACTTGGCAAGTCCCACAACCATTTGCAAATCTTACAACTCTGGAAAATTTTCTTATCTCAAGTAGTAATAATTCTGGCGAATCTTTTCTTTATGCTGCACTAAAATCTAAATGGAGAAATGATGAAGAAAAAATCACCGATGAGGCACTAGAGATAATGGAATTGGTTAATCTATTGTCTCAAAAAGACACCCTTAGTCAGAATCTTAGTGGCGGTCAGCAAAAGCTTCTCGAATTAGGTCGTGCCATGATGTCTGGTGTACAAATGATACTGATGGATGAACCAATTGCAGGTGTAAATCCAACATTGGCCCATGAGATTTTTGATAAAATTTCAAAAATTTGTAAGAAACAAAAAATTACCTTTTTGATCGTAGAGCACCGACTAGACATAGCATTACAGTATGCAGATTATATCTTTGCAATGAATAGGGGCAAAATTATAGCAAAAGGAAATCCTGATGATGTAATTAAACATCCCGAAGTTATCGAATCGTATCTAGGAGAATAAATGTCCCAAAAGCAAATCCACTCAACAATTCATGTGAATGCCTTGAATTCAGGATATGTAAATAGTCATATTCTTTTTGGAGTAGACTTTGAAGCAAAAGAGAAAGAAATTACAGTAATTGTTGGTCCTAATGGTAGCGGAAAAAGTACTTTGCTAAAAAGTATTTTTGGTTTGTGCAATGTTTATTCTGGAGAAATTAATTATCAAGGAATCAGTATCGCCGGACTTTCACCACATGAAGTAGCCAGGAAAAAAATTGCGTATCTCCCTCAAGTAAACAATGTATTCAAAAATCTCACCATAAAGGAAAATCTTACAATGGCAAGCTATACTCTTGATGCAAAACAACAATCAACAAGACTGCCTGAAATTTTTGAGATGTTTCCTATTTTAAAAAAATATGAAAAATCAAAAGCGGATACTCTTAGTGGAGGTGAACGTCAGATGCTTGCAATGGCAATGGCGTTAATCAGGCAACCCAAAGTCATGCTCTTTGATGAACCCACAGCTAGCCTTTCTCCAAAACTAGCCGATGAAGTATTGTCTAAAATAAAACAGATGAGAGATGATTTTGGAATTACTATCATTCTTGTTGAGCAAAACGTTAAACGAGCATTAAAGATGGGTGATTATGTCTATCTTTTAGCAAATGGTAAAGGTGTCTTTAAAGGAAAATCCGAAGAACTACTTTCTCATCCTGAACTAGGTAAATTATACTTGGGAATTAATTAAATGAAATTGAATCCTCACTTTGAGTATACTGTCCTAACAGAATCCATTCTCCTCCTCTGATCCCCCATATTTCATAATTTGCTTGAGCTAAATCTCCTGCAGCATTTAATTTTGTGGAACCTATTGCCCCACTATAATTTTCTGCAATTTCTGGGATTTTGGATTTAATGGTGCTGACATCAGTACTTTGAGTTTCAAGCATTGCTAACCCAATTATCCATACTGCGTCATAGGAGGAGTGAACAAATGTGTTAGGTGTTTTACCTAGTGTTTCTGTCAGATGTGCTTGCACCCTCTCATATGTGGGATTTTTCGATGCTGCAACTTGAACTGTTGTAAATTGTACGTTAGTTGAAAACTCTAATCCTATTGGATCGTCAATTAATTTGTGTTCTTTTGTATTGGCACCGGGTCCAAACCATCTAACTTTATCCAAGATTTCATGTTCTGATGCTGATTGGGTAAACTGTAAAATTTCTGCAAATCCTAAAAATAAAATTCCAACTTTGTCTTCCCCATACTCATCTACATATTCTTGGACTTTTTTAGCTAACAATGAAGTAGATGCTGAAAATTCCGGTGATTCAGGATTATAACGTATTCCTTCATCTACTTGGCCTCCTCTTTTAGTAAATGAATTTGCTGTAGCTTCTTTTAGACCATCTCCCCAAGTATCTCCTCTCCAAACCGGAATCAACATTTGAATTTCTTCATGTTGGATTAACTTTCCAAGCGCTGTACCTTGATTTGAGTCATCAGGAACTAAACGAAATACACTGTCATTTGGTATAGCTAATGCTGGAGCAGAAGAACAACAACTAACAAGTAACATATTATTGGAATCTGAATATCCTTTGATGTTTCTAATGTTTGAACTTGTTTCAGGTCCAACTACAATTCCTATTCCTTTAGCATTTAATGATGATAATTTTTCTAATGCGATAACTGGATTGGTTGCTGAATCCTCTGATACCATTTTGAGATGCCATGGCGCTCCAATTTCTTCCAAGTGTTTATTGAAATCAACCACTCCGAGCTTTGAACCCTCCCAATTTTCTTCACCATGAGTTGCCAAATCCCCTGTAAGTGGAAGAATTAATCCAATTGTTACTTCCCCTGACAAGCCAACTGTGTCTACATCCACAGATGTCTGCTCTGTTGTATCTGATGGTGCATTTCCTGAATCTGTTCCTAATACCCCATAAACGATACTGATTACAATTAAAATTCCCACAATGCCAATTCCTATTTTTTTACCTGAACTCATGTCTGCAAAGAGTTGAGGTAAGTGATTGTTAAATCTTCCAACATGTGATTATTGTGGAATATTGATGATTTCTCATCAAATCCCACATATGTTAGGTGATTTATCTCTCAAAATTTGTATTTAATGGTGATGGATGATTCTGCCGTAAAATCAAAATCGATACTGATTAATAGATGACCTGTATAATATAGGTCGACCTAGATAAAATGAGTCAATATGAGCCTAATCTAAAAACATATGAGCGTGAGAGGATAGTTCTTGAGACCATCAGGAATTATCCTGATTTACATCATAATGCCTTGATGAAGTTAATTGTTCCAGAATTTATGGCAAAAACAACATTTGAGAAAACACGTGATTCACTAATTGATAAAGCAATCATTACAGTTCTGACAAAAGCAAACATGAAATTTTATCACCCTTCAAATAATTATGAATCAAAATCACAACATCAAGTTGAGAGAAATACGACCAACTATTTTCATGATATAAAGTCTCAAATTAAGAGATTAGATACGGATTATCTTCATAAAGACATTGATGAAAAAATAAACATCGCCAATTCTCTATTGAGAAATCTGCTGCAAACTGACAATGGATTCACAATTTTGGATGCTGGTAAAAATCCTAACAAAACATTGTACAAGGATGAGCATCTGGCAATACAACAATTAATTCACAAGGTATTTGAAATAGTGAGAAATGACCGTGATTCTGAGATCATTTTTCCTGCAATGGTGAGTTATTTGGGATTTATGTTACCTCAAAATTCATTGAATAAATAGAATTTCATCTAGTTATTTATTCGGGTAGATGACATAGTCATTATGGGATTGCTCTACACTAAATTCTATCTTGATTTTGACGAAAATGAATGGAAGCAAATTTCTAACAACCCTATTATTTTTCAGACTCTCAAAGATAGTGTAAGTTTAGATATTGAGGATTCATCGCATAAATCATACAAACTAAATTTTAAGGAAGGGGGGAAACTCCATATGTTTAGAGTAACTGGAAGATTTCGTCTTACTTGGGATGATGAAGATATACTCTAGATGTATAAAATAATAATGGGATTTTTAAAATAATTTTATGACATTAAAAGAACAAGTCACTAGGGTGATTAATGATTTTGAGAATGCATCTACTGAGCAAATTCTTGAAATTCTAGATAAAATAATGCCTGAATTTAAAAGTAATTTAACAACTGAATATCTCCAGGGTAAAATTCAAAAGATTTTGGAACTGGATGTTGAATCTGAAAAAAAGAAACAGTGCAAAGCATTAATGCCCTATTTGGATTGGTATTTGCAGGGATTGTAATATTATTCTGAAAATTGTTTTGTTTGAGGGAACTATTTGACCTAAAGTATTTGTAAATAATTTAGACAACATACTACGTGAAATGCCCCTAATGGCAATTTTTAGACAAAAAATTGGATTTTTACTCTTATAATATAAAACAAAAGTCTACTTTTCATTTTATAATTTCTCCAAATACAGGAGTATCA
This genomic window from Nitrosopumilus ureiphilus contains:
- a CDS encoding MqnA/MqnD/SBP family protein produces the protein MEISVGHTPDSDDAFMFYGMFTGKVPSPDFKVNHVIEDIEKLNRKATDPELDVTAVSVHACAYIPGYTILRSGGSFGIGYGPIVTAREQKSIDELKKCKIAIPGKMTSAFLLLQLMIGKFDYVEMNFSDIPEAVKSGKVDAGLVIHETQLSYEQEGNVKILDVGEWWDKTTNGLPVPLGINVIRTDLGMQTIAKFDKYLQSSIEFGLENFDDAIEYAMQHSRGKPRDLIEKFVKMYVNQVTVNMGDPGEESIKKLFEMAKEKKLVPDFELSIATK
- a CDS encoding sugar isomerase is translated as MNSIEAYEKDIEFQLSFLKSFKNQKPLSPNLQKNILFTGSGDSLVSSMLAESFSNGIVKAMDPLDLYSNKKLVKSKHVYFVSISGNTITNIKVAKIAKKATAITSNPNSKLARVSDEVILLVSPNNDIFTAGSISFLESALTCISLVRKITIPKNDKLFFKAKSDANKAKISKRLFILGNMHTYPLAMYCAAKFYEILGYDAHYCRIEQFSHMELFSSKKGDTVMIFEEKNSHNKQLVKHLQKIGINVIHPDVPSEKISQMIYFTFFSQLLSLNEGKKKKKNDCYFVTADKIRNVSNQMIY
- a CDS encoding elongation factor EF-2 produces the protein MVKFKSTGEVLKIIKNKDQIRNFGVIAHVDHGKTTMSDSLLANSGIIAPSAAGKALAMDFDKEEQARGITIYQANVTLHFIKNDKEYVINMIDTPGHVDFSGRVIRSLRAIDGAVVVCDAVEGIMTQTETVTRMALEERVKPVLFINKVDRLIKELRLTPEKMQQQLADVVSNFNQLIDTYAEPEYKEKWKVSIQDASVTFGSAKDRWAINLDLMKERGISFKDVIDAYQNEKVDELVEKAPLADAVLGMVVKHHPAPHEAVKYRIPQIWKGDLDSDVGKALLACSDDGPTIMMIVNMVLDPAAGPVAIGRLFSGKIKDGQTINIIDAKREGRVQSVNFFMGNQREQVGELGAGNIPALLGLTEARAGNTLSSIKDIPMFEGVHYVSEPVVQIAIEPKHPKDLPKLVEILKQLTIEDPNLIVKIDEESGETIVAGMGVLHLDVATHRIQDAKCEIVTSEPLINYRETVKGGCEPIMAKSPNRHNKIFMKVEPLEPEIAHMLRTGEISDMKDKKIVAELLKKAGWDTDTIKRVMKFDSRGNVLINGTKGVQFVQESTDSINSGFEDVMKEGPLCKEQMRDCKFIFTHFVPHEDTAHRGLSQLGPASRRACMGALLTAGTAVLEPTLAIEVRVPTDLVGNVATVLSGKRGKVLDMSQKGASSIITGEIPASETFTLSEEMRGQTAGRATWNTSFKEWTEVPKSMLGPAVADIRKRKGLAPDPPGVNEFIDKE
- a CDS encoding hydrolase translates to MYAVLLLFEKNDKEYLSQIISKLSNQYKSPFFTPHVTVYGLVDTSLEELDKIILDSIKGIKSFNIEKNTISFSDDFWKTLFIEFNSNENMLKINKNLTKYLSQFAKYDLKPHASLIYKEMTTREKQRLADTIEIKNSFKITGVGIQVFSERIEEWKIVREHQLD
- a CDS encoding branched-chain amino acid ABC transporter permease; its protein translation is MVLEAETIFIVDLLAIFAIYVIVNLSLNMEFGYTGIPNFGKVLAVGAGAFVAASIPGRIFASIAGIEGDYITDNLLIVSQINLWLVDNVGIGFVVFFLTLGIAAGVGGGIGLLTSYPAIRLRGDYLAITLLAFGESIRIIGNNYTPLVGGTLGVQVPDPLSFLPNELRFPIATIGLVAIAAVIYVYSERMIRSPLGRMLRAVRDNEVAAEALGKNSMQIRIKVIMISAALAAIGGALYAFYVGGTIAFAYDRASWTFWPFLMILIGGLANNKGVLIGTLVFVTLRKFIIFFKDSLEGFVPFDVIWLDFLLLGAILLAILLYRPQGIFVEKPTPTLANKTDEEQSKMRKIFNLFFK
- a CDS encoding branched-chain amino acid ABC transporter permease; amino-acid sequence: MTIDPIFSDAIIFSSLLTLLGIGLTLTYITTRVPNFAHASFATIGVYIALIVTHVWGLVPYIAIPISFAISGIVAVLLYTFILKPLIRKGSSQAIQMIATLAFDLVMIALLNITADYIVKTYQITSREFSLRSYDIEFMGLPLIVIVAPITIAILAITLHIMLRKTKFGIAMRAATENSDLAETVGINVKLIYGVSWLLGGGFAGIAGALMSLWFQGDPNLGPQLIPSVFAASISGGFLSIYGAIAGGILVGLTEVLGTRFLAGEFGAWLIAYRPLIPLIFIVVTLFLAPKGLAGINWSKLRRHGFRS
- a CDS encoding ABC transporter ATP-binding protein: MIILSISDIRKNFGGLTVLHGIDMELERGKLYQLIGPNGSGKTTLINVISGLLKPDSGKIVFEGNDITSKGLYDTFKTGLVRTWQVPQPFANLTTLENFLISSSNNSGESFLYAALKSKWRNDEEKITDEALEIMELVNLLSQKDTLSQNLSGGQQKLLELGRAMMSGVQMILMDEPIAGVNPTLAHEIFDKISKICKKQKITFLIVEHRLDIALQYADYIFAMNRGKIIAKGNPDDVIKHPEVIESYLGE
- a CDS encoding ABC transporter ATP-binding protein yields the protein MSQKQIHSTIHVNALNSGYVNSHILFGVDFEAKEKEITVIVGPNGSGKSTLLKSIFGLCNVYSGEINYQGISIAGLSPHEVARKKIAYLPQVNNVFKNLTIKENLTMASYTLDAKQQSTRLPEIFEMFPILKKYEKSKADTLSGGERQMLAMAMALIRQPKVMLFDEPTASLSPKLADEVLSKIKQMRDDFGITIILVEQNVKRALKMGDYVYLLANGKGVFKGKSEELLSHPELGKLYLGIN
- a CDS encoding ABC transporter substrate-binding protein, with the protein product MSSGKKIGIGIVGILIVISIVYGVLGTDSGNAPSDTTEQTSVDVDTVGLSGEVTIGLILPLTGDLATHGEENWEGSKLGVVDFNKHLEEIGAPWHLKMVSEDSATNPVIALEKLSSLNAKGIGIVVGPETSSNIRNIKGYSDSNNMLLVSCCSSAPALAIPNDSVFRLVPDDSNQGTALGKLIQHEEIQMLIPVWRGDTWGDGLKEATANSFTKRGGQVDEGIRYNPESPEFSASTSLLAKKVQEYVDEYGEDKVGILFLGFAEILQFTQSASEHEILDKVRWFGPGANTKEHKLIDDPIGLEFSTNVQFTTVQVAASKNPTYERVQAHLTETLGKTPNTFVHSSYDAVWIIGLAMLETQSTDVSTIKSKIPEIAENYSGAIGSTKLNAAGDLAQANYEIWGIRGGEWILLGQYTQSEDSISFN